The genomic stretch CCTGGATCGCAATATCAACAAATTTTGATATACGGATACGTAGTTTTACGTATCCTCACACAGACCAACAAACCGGATACCGGAAAGCGCTTTAAGAAAACCGCTTACCGGCCTGAATTTGAATCGCTCACAGAGGAGCATGCGCTATGGCTGACTACAACATCTTCACTTCCGAATCGGTCTCTGAAGGCCATCCGGACAAACTGGCAGACCAGATCTCTGATGCCGTGCTGGATGCCATCCTGACCGACGATCCCCATGCCCGCGTTGCCTGCGAGACCATGGTAAAAACCGGTGTGGCCATCGTTGGCGGTGAGATCACCACCAGCGCCTGGGTGGATCTGGAAGACCTGGTGCGCGGTGTCATCAAGGACATCGGCTACACCTCCTCGAAAGTGGGCTACGACGGCGACACCTGCGGCATCATCAACATTATCGGCAAGCAGTCCGTCGATATCGCCCAAGGCGTTGATCGCAAGAAGCCTGAAGACCAGGGTGCCGGCGATCAGGGCCTGATGTTCGGCTATGCCAGCAACGAAACCGACGTACTCATGCCGGCGCCGATCACTTTCTCTCACCGTCTGGTGCAGCGCCAGGCCGAGGCCCGCAAGAGCGGCCTGCTGCCGTGGCTGCGCCCGGACGCCAAGAGCCAGGTGACCTGCCGCTACGAAAACGGCCGGGTTGCCGGTATCGACGCCGTGGTTCTGTCCACCCAGCACGATGAAGACGTGACCCAGGAAGACCTGAAAGAAGCGGTGATGGAACTGATCGTCAAGCACGCCTTGCCGCCCGAGCTGCTGCACAAGGACACCCAGTTCCACATCAACCCGACCGGCAAGTTCGTGATCGGTGGCCCCGTTGGTGACTGTGGCCTGACCGGCCGCAAGATCATCGTCGACACCTACGGCGGTATGGCGCGCCACGGTGGTGGTGCGTTCTCCGGTAAGGATCCGTCCAAGGTTGACCGCTCTGCCGCTTACGCCGGCCGTTACGTAGCCAAGAACATCGTCGCCGCCGGCCTGGCCGACAAGTGCGAGA from Marinobacter adhaerens HP15 encodes the following:
- the metK gene encoding methionine adenosyltransferase — protein: MADYNIFTSESVSEGHPDKLADQISDAVLDAILTDDPHARVACETMVKTGVAIVGGEITTSAWVDLEDLVRGVIKDIGYTSSKVGYDGDTCGIINIIGKQSVDIAQGVDRKKPEDQGAGDQGLMFGYASNETDVLMPAPITFSHRLVQRQAEARKSGLLPWLRPDAKSQVTCRYENGRVAGIDAVVLSTQHDEDVTQEDLKEAVMELIVKHALPPELLHKDTQFHINPTGKFVIGGPVGDCGLTGRKIIVDTYGGMARHGGGAFSGKDPSKVDRSAAYAGRYVAKNIVAAGLADKCEIQVSYAIGVAQPTSISLNTFGTGKISDDKIIELVRQNFDLRPYAITNMLDLLHPMYRATAAYGHFGRDPYEMTVGGKTFTAFPWEKTDRAAALKDAAGI